A window of Catharus ustulatus isolate bCatUst1 chromosome 25, bCatUst1.pri.v2, whole genome shotgun sequence contains these coding sequences:
- the LAMB3 gene encoding laminin subunit beta-3: protein MEPLWPWAVLALLAAPQVLGAQRTCSQGACYPAPGDLLLGRAPGLTASSTCGLSRPETYCTPHGEWSMKCCRCDSRLPHSYNGHRVENVLSSAGRARWWQSQNGVERVSLQLDLEQLFQLDSVVLHFRSPPAAMLIERSVDAGRTWQVLQYLASDCATAFPRVPRGPPEGWQDPRCQELRGHPVHGGTVKFSVQDLGSTISSSYSQAVEKLGPFTNLRINFTELPHIPRQGYHSPSTFYAVTEMQVLGSCFCHGHAERCSPAGNQHSTVPGHCVCQHNTAGPHCERCAALFNARPWAPAEDSDPHECQRCDCNGHSSSCHFDPELYRASGGASGGVCDHCQHNTEGNNCERCRASYFRNPRRELSHPEACLPCECDPDGTVPGSACDPGTGRCVCKDNVQGDRCHLCKPGFAQLAAANPAGCRRCTCNALGTRRDAVPCDGDTGSCFCLPNVVGSDCGQCAAGHWGLASGQGCQPCACHPRGSHSPHCNQFTGQCPCRDGFTGQTCSAMGQQQCPARHYWDAREGCTECDCDFQGTEEPGCDRATGRCLCRAGVGGPRCDQCQQGHCGSYPGCQLCHPCFHTYHGDTERLRQRQAGLANATALLPPGTGGSQLGARLSQALQNLQQAQGILGHPPGTQQGLAQAGSALAAIREQVRGINPDLHFLDDTASLSRELKALNSSLIVTNSQYQSKKTQFESSRSTDLAGAFQTIRSAYQSSSSASSRAQAAPGLLAQAGESRRSAAGLQRDLAGDTAKLVALQGQLASAPDLTPVINQVCGGARAEPCTPARCQGLLCPQDNSSACGAGQPCHGLFPLASGALAAAGQAAKEFSSLSARLQDTAQLIRSTELSASQIQSSTRRLAEQLAVTRTQIQGDVRRLRQLLQRLRAFLADKDTDPASVQEISESVLSLRLPTDAAAVRRRMTEIQRLAAALQCPEDILAQTAEDTARAKRLQQEAEQARNRANAVEGSVEEVLGTLQRANSVLLEARGALRGSGSSLRFIQERLEEIEAVLGPAEQNVVAMGAGLAGLAEQLSQLQQRTEQNRLRAGDTRDTAGTAAQRASAAQEAFGRVKELYSELQSRMGQGPALGEQGRRVQNISQEAQALLQDTMGIMLRMQTLESEIQEGNEALVSRMSRLSGLEEQVGRIRDSIKSKVAYYESCS, encoded by the exons TGGAGCATGAAATGCTGCAGGTGTGACTCGAGGCTGCCCCACAGCTACAACGGGCACCGCGTGGAGAACGTGCTGTCCTCGGCCGGCCGCGCGCGCTGGTGGCAGTCCCAGAACG GTGTGGAGcgtgtgtccctgcagctggacctggagcagctgttccagctggaCAGCGTCGTGCTGCACTTCAGG TCTCCGCCCGCAGCGATGCTGATCGAGCGCTCCGTGGACGCCGGCAGGACGTGGCAGGTGCTGCAGTACCTGGCCTCTGACTGTGCCACCGCCTTCCCCCGCGTGCCCCGCGGGCCCCCCGAGGGCTGGCAGGACCCCCGGTGCCAGGAGCTGCGGGGACACCCCGTGCACGGGGGCACG GTGAAATTCAGTGTCCAAGACCTGGGGTCTACAATCAGCTCCTCTTACAGCCAAGCCGTGGAGA AGCTGGGGCCCTTCACCAACCTGCGCATCAACTTCACGGAGCTGCCCCACATCCCACGCCAGGGCTACCACTCGCCCAGCACCTTCTACGCCGTGACGGAGATGCaggtgctggggagctgcttcTGCCACGGCCACGCCGAgcgctgcagccctgcagggaaccagCACAGCACG GTCCCTGGGCACTGCGTGTGCCAGCACAACACGGCCGGGCCGCACTGCGAGCGCTGCGCTGCCCTGTTCAACGCCCGGCCCTGGGCGCCCGCCGAGGACAGCGACCCCCACGAGTGCCAGC GATGTGACTGCAATGGCCACTCGTCCTCGTGCCACTTTGACCCCGAGCTGTACCGGGCCAGCGGCGGGGCCAGCGGGGGGGTGTGTGACCACTGCCAGCACAACACCGAGGGCAACAACTGCGAGCGCTGCAGAGCCAGCTATTTCCGTAACCCACGGAGGGAGCTGAGCCACCCCGAGGCCTGCCTGC CCTGTGAGTGTGACCCGGATGGCACCGTGCCCGGCTCTGCCTGTGACCCGGGGACAGGGCGCTGTGTGTGCAAGGACAACGTGCAGGGGGACCGCTGCCACCTCTGCAAGCCGGGCTTTGCCCAGCTGGCCGCTGCCAACCCCGCTGGGTGCCGCA GATGCACCTGCAATGCCCTGGGGACGCGGCGGGACGCGGTGCCCTGTGACGGTGACACCGGGAGCTGCTTCTGCCTGCCCAACGTGGTGGGCAGCGACTGCGGGCAGTGCGCGGCCGGGCACTGGGGGCTGGCCAGCGGGcagggctgccagccctgtgcctgccaCCCCCGgggctcccacagcccccactGCAACCAG TTCACAGGCCAGTGCCCCTGCAGGGATGGCTTCACAGGACAGACGTGCTCGGCcatggggcagcagcagtgcccagccaggcACTACTGGGATGCACGGGAAGGGTGCACAG aGTGCGACTGCGACTTCCAGGGCACGGAGGAGCCGGGCTGTGACCGGGCCACGGGCCGGTGTCTGTGCCGGGCCGGGGTCGGTGGGCCCCGCTGTGACcagtgccagcagggccacTGCGGCTCCTACCCcggctgccagctgtgccacccctgcTTCCACACCTACCACGGGGACACGGAGCGCCTGCGCCAGCGCCAGGCCGGGCTGGCCAAcgccacagcactgctgcccccGGGCACCGGCGGCTCCCAGCTCGGGGCCCGGCTCTCGCAGGCGCTGCAGAACCTGCAGCAGGCGCAGGGCATCCTCGGGCACCCCCCTGGCACCCAGCAGGGCCTGGCCCAGGCGGGCAGCGCGCTCGCTGCCATCAG gGAGCAGGTCCGAGGCATAAACCCCGACCTTCATTTCCTGGATGACACCGCCTCGTTATCCAGGGAGCTCAAAGCCCTCAACAGCAGCTTGATTGTCACCAACTCCCAGTACCAGAGCAAGAAGACCCAGTTTGAAAGCAGCCGCAGCACGGACCTGGCAG GAGCCTTCCAGACCATCCGCTCTGCCTaccagagctccagcagtgccagcagccgTGCCCAGGCTGCCCCggggctgctggcccaggcCGGGGAGAGCCGCCGGAGCGCCGCGGGGCTGCAGCGGGACCTGGCTGGGGACACGGCCAAGCTGGtggccctgcagggccagctggCCTCAGCCCCCGACCTCACCCCTGTCATCAACCAG gtgtgcgGAGGGGCCCGGGCGGAGCCGTGCACCCCTGCCcgctgccaggggctgctgtgccctcaggacaacagctctgcctgtggggctggccagccctgccacGGCCTCTTCCCGCTGGCCAGCGGCGCCCTGGCTGCGGCCGGACAAGCGGCCAAGGAGTTCAGCAGCCTGAGCGCCCGGCTCCAGGACACGGCACAGCTG ATCAGGAGCACGGAGCTGTCGGCGAGCCAGATCCAGAGCAGCACGCGGCGGCTGGCGGAGCAGCTGGCGGTGACCAGGACGCAGATCCAGGGGGACGTGCGGCGCCTGCGGCAGCTCCTGCAGCGCCTGCGAGCCTTCCTGGCAG acAAGGACACGGACCCTGCCTCTGTCCAGGAAATCAGCGAGTCAGTTCTGTCCCTGCGCCTCCCCACGGACGCTGCTGCGGTCCGGAGGAGAATGACCGAGATCCAGAGGCTGGCGGCGGCGCTGCAGTGCCCCGAGGACATCCTTGCCCAGACGGCCGAGGACACGGCCAGGGccaagaggctgcagcaggaggcagagcaggccAG GAACCGTGCGAACGCCGTGGAGGGCAGCGtggaggaggtgctggggacCCTGCAGAGAGCCAACAGCGTGCTGCTGGAGGCCCGGGGGGCTCTCAGGGGCTCGGGCTCCTCGCTGCGCTTCATCCAGGAGCGCCTGGAGGAG ATCGAGGCTGTCCTGGGGCCAGCTGAGCAGAACGTGGTGGCCATGGGGGCCGGGCTGGCCGGGCTGGCCGAGCAGCTCTCGCAGCTGCAGCAGCGCACGGAGCAGAACCGCCTGCGGGCTGGGGACACgcgggacacggcggggacagCGGCACAGCGGGCTAGTGCTGCCCAGGAG GCTTTTGGCCGGGTGAAGGAGCTGTACTcggagctgcagagcaggatggggcagggcCCTGCGCTGGGcgagcagggcaggagggtgcAGAACATCAGCCAGGAGGcgcaggctctgctgcaggacaccATGGGCATCATGCTCAGGATGCAAA CTTTAGAGTCGGAAATTCAGGAGGGCAACGAGGCTCTGGTGTCCAGGATGTCGCGGCTGtcggggctggaggagcaggtggGGAGGATCCGCGACAGCATCAAGAGCAAAGTCGCCTACTACgagagctgctcctga